The nucleotide sequence GAACTTATTATGCAGGGCCAATTGGCCTTGAATCGTGAGACTCGGTAAGTTGCGGCGCTGGATTCATTCAGTCTTCAACATCGGCTTGCCCCATACTGTCAGATTGTGACTGGGTTCGGAACCTTCAGCGGCGATGGTCTTCAGGGATAGTTTCAAAACGTCAGACGAGGGCAGGGGGACGTCCAGTTTGACGGGGGCATCCCCCACGCGCACCGGTTTGCTGCGGATCAGTTCTTTGCCGTTCGCCTCAACCGCGAACAGGACCACTCCGTTTTTACCCGCGGTGGGATGCAGGCCGACATCGCAGGTGAAACGTGAGAAGACATTTCCCGGGGCGAGGACGAAGTCCAGCTCGAACGGGGTGCCCATGCCGTAGCCGGTTTCGTATTCGGTCGTGTCAATCTGCAGGGGATGCAGTTGCCGCTTTGCGTCCATCGCCTGGTTCAACAGGAACGGCTTCACGTAATAGGGGTGGGGAATCATCCGTCCCCGGAAGTCGGGCAACCAGTCGGTGAGTGGCTGCTCTTCGAAGAGAAACTCCTGATCGTCAATGTGATTGGTGGCCAGGCAGATCGCGGTATAGATCACATCTGCTGTGTGCCGTCCGTTGGCCAGAGCCGCTGCCGCCCGGTGCTCGTCCGCCTTCTTCCCGTCTCCCTGCATCGTATCCTGCACGATGGGAATGATGTGCGCCGCGGCATGGTGACGCAGCAGCTTCTGATGTTCATAGATCCGCAGCGCCGCTTCGGCACGCGTCCGTCCCAGCAGTCGGGGCGTGTATTTTTCTTCCGCCAGTTGATAACTGCCGGAATCCATGAAGCCCCCCGCTCCAAACAGATAATTAAGTCGTGCTTTGTCCTTAGGGGGAGGCAGCAGTGTTTTGAGCTGCAGTTCTGTGACAGGGCTGCTGTGAGCCGAGGGGCAACCCGGATCTTCATTCCAGTGACAGAGGACTCCCAGGAACTTCATCGCTTCATCGGTTTTGCCCGCCTGCAGATTGTCGGCAATTTGCTCCAGATACCATTGCATGGCGGTCGCACTCTGTGTCGGCGGATTGACATCATGCAGCGACAGCCGCACGCCCGGCACCAGACAGTAGGCATCCAACTGGGGGGCTTTTCCGCCGGCGTGTTTGTCCTGCAGCGAAGTATAGTCCCGGCAGAGACGGGTGAGATTATCCTGCCCGATCAATTCGGTTTGCCATTCCGGCAGCCGTGCCACCGCCCAGAGCCGAATCAATCGATGCCCTTTCCCCCAGGCC is from Gimesia maris and encodes:
- a CDS encoding NPCBM/NEW2 domain-containing protein, encoding MRVRRLVVGLLLLILCISNAHPLWAWGKGHRLIRLWAVARLPEWQTELIGQDNLTRLCRDYTSLQDKHAGGKAPQLDAYCLVPGVRLSLHDVNPPTQSATAMQWYLEQIADNLQAGKTDEAMKFLGVLCHWNEDPGCPSAHSSPVTELQLKTLLPPPKDKARLNYLFGAGGFMDSGSYQLAEEKYTPRLLGRTRAEAALRIYEHQKLLRHHAAAHIIPIVQDTMQGDGKKADEHRAAAALANGRHTADVIYTAICLATNHIDDQEFLFEEQPLTDWLPDFRGRMIPHPYYVKPFLLNQAMDAKRQLHPLQIDTTEYETGYGMGTPFELDFVLAPGNVFSRFTCDVGLHPTAGKNGVVLFAVEANGKELIRSKPVRVGDAPVKLDVPLPSSDVLKLSLKTIAAEGSEPSHNLTVWGKPMLKTE